In Streptomyces sp. 840.1, one DNA window encodes the following:
- a CDS encoding MMPL family transporter produces the protein MAAIARWCIAHRLVAVLIWLLALGGTAAGAAVAGSSYTNDYEAPGTESGQAAALLKSGFTNLGGDTDTIVWHTDDSTVRAADVEQVMTRTLHAVEQLPGVGAVGGPYSQAGAGQISSDGRTAYATVTFDRQADDVPPEQAEAVVHTAKAASGDHLRVELGGSAIALTEAPAVHLSEAIGVVVAAVVLFLAFGSLAASMLPIATALVSVGTAYAGIVLLGHVMTVADFAPMLGMLVGLGVGIDYALFIVTRHRRGLRRGMTVPEAAQYAVATTGRAVVFAGATVCIALLGMLILRLSFLNGVAVAASLTVVLTVAAAVTLLPALLSLIGMRALSRRERGRLARYGPQPEPPTGFAARWSAFVERHPKLLGGIAVAVMLVLALPTFSLHLGSSDQGNNAKSSTTRQAYDLLGDGFGPGVNGPLTIAARLDGADDRLAMDALPATLRHTDGVAWAYPVTYNSSGDTAFVTVVPDSAPQSRQTSALVDRLRTDVLPKAADNTSLQTHVGGVTASYDDFAQIIIGKLPLFIGVVIGLGCLLLLMAFRSVGIPLKAAAMNVAAVASSFGVVVAIFQWGWGSELLGLGSPGPIEPFLPVIMVSVLFGLSMDYQVFLVGRMYEEWLETGDNRRAVRVGLAETSRVINSAAVIMISVFLAFVLSGDRVIAMFGIALAAAVALDAFVLRTLLVPALMHLLGGANWWLPGWLDRRLPRLSIEPPGCRTPRARIPAAGASPDEEAVPAAARR, from the coding sequence TTGGCTGCCATCGCCCGCTGGTGCATCGCACACCGCCTCGTCGCCGTCCTGATCTGGCTGCTCGCCCTCGGCGGCACGGCCGCCGGCGCGGCCGTCGCGGGCAGTTCCTACACGAACGACTACGAGGCACCCGGCACCGAATCCGGTCAGGCCGCCGCGCTGCTGAAGAGCGGCTTCACGAATCTCGGCGGGGACACCGACACCATCGTCTGGCACACCGACGACTCCACCGTGCGGGCGGCCGACGTCGAGCAGGTGATGACCCGGACCCTGCACGCGGTCGAACAACTGCCCGGCGTCGGAGCCGTCGGCGGGCCCTACAGCCAGGCAGGTGCCGGGCAGATCAGCTCGGACGGGCGTACCGCCTACGCCACGGTCACCTTCGACCGGCAGGCCGACGACGTACCGCCGGAGCAGGCCGAGGCGGTCGTCCACACCGCGAAGGCCGCCTCCGGCGACCACCTGCGGGTCGAGCTGGGCGGCTCGGCCATAGCCCTCACCGAGGCACCCGCCGTGCACCTCAGCGAGGCCATCGGGGTCGTCGTCGCGGCCGTCGTGCTCTTCCTCGCCTTCGGCTCGCTCGCCGCCAGCATGCTCCCCATCGCCACCGCCCTCGTCTCGGTCGGAACGGCGTACGCGGGCATCGTGCTGCTCGGGCACGTGATGACCGTCGCCGACTTCGCCCCCATGCTCGGCATGCTCGTCGGGCTCGGCGTCGGCATCGACTACGCGCTCTTCATCGTCACCCGGCACCGCAGAGGGCTCAGGCGCGGCATGACCGTGCCCGAGGCGGCCCAGTACGCGGTCGCCACGACCGGACGCGCCGTCGTCTTCGCCGGGGCCACGGTCTGCATCGCGCTGCTGGGCATGCTGATCCTGCGGCTGAGCTTCCTCAACGGTGTCGCCGTCGCCGCCTCGCTCACCGTCGTGCTGACCGTGGCGGCCGCGGTGACCCTGCTGCCCGCCCTGCTGTCCCTCATCGGCATGCGGGCGCTGAGCAGACGCGAGCGCGGCCGGCTCGCCCGGTACGGCCCGCAGCCGGAGCCGCCCACCGGCTTCGCCGCGCGCTGGTCCGCCTTCGTGGAGCGGCACCCCAAACTGCTCGGCGGGATCGCGGTGGCGGTGATGCTCGTCCTCGCGCTCCCCACCTTCTCGCTGCACCTGGGCAGCTCCGACCAGGGCAACAACGCGAAGTCCTCGACCACCCGGCAGGCCTACGACCTGCTGGGAGACGGATTCGGCCCCGGCGTCAACGGCCCGCTGACGATCGCCGCGCGGCTGGACGGCGCGGACGACCGGCTGGCGATGGACGCGCTGCCCGCGACGCTGCGGCATACCGACGGAGTCGCGTGGGCCTACCCCGTCACGTACAACTCCAGCGGCGACACCGCGTTCGTCACCGTCGTCCCCGATTCGGCGCCGCAGTCCCGGCAGACCAGCGCGCTCGTCGACCGGCTGCGCACAGACGTACTGCCGAAGGCGGCCGACAACACCTCGCTCCAGACCCATGTGGGCGGCGTGACGGCCAGCTACGACGACTTCGCGCAGATCATCATCGGGAAACTCCCGCTCTTCATCGGTGTCGTCATAGGGCTCGGCTGCCTGCTCCTGCTGATGGCCTTCCGGTCGGTCGGCATCCCGTTGAAGGCGGCGGCGATGAACGTGGCGGCGGTCGCCTCCTCGTTCGGCGTGGTCGTCGCGATCTTCCAGTGGGGGTGGGGGAGCGAGCTGCTGGGTCTGGGCAGTCCGGGCCCGATCGAACCCTTCCTGCCGGTCATCATGGTGTCCGTGCTGTTCGGCCTCTCCATGGACTACCAGGTGTTCCTGGTCGGCCGGATGTACGAGGAGTGGCTGGAGACCGGCGACAACCGGCGGGCGGTCCGGGTCGGCCTCGCCGAGACCAGCCGGGTGATCAACTCGGCCGCTGTGATCATGATCTCGGTCTTCCTCGCCTTCGTGCTCAGCGGCGACCGGGTGATCGCGATGTTCGGCATCGCGCTCGCCGCAGCCGTCGCCCTGGACGCCTTCGTCCTGCGCACGCTGCTGGTTCCCGCGCTGATGCACCTGCTGGGCGGGGCGAACTGGTGGCTGCCGGGCTGGCTGGACCGCAGGCTGCCGCGCCTCAGCATCGAGCCGCCCGGATGCCGGACGCCGCGTGCGCGGATCCCGGCGGCGGGCGCGAGCCCGGACGAGGAGGCCGTGCCGGCCGCCGCGAGACGCTGA
- a CDS encoding class I SAM-dependent methyltransferase, translating to MQDSVVDPVAHNRAAWDKYVHEGNEWSRPVSTEEVERARTGDWSIVLIGHEPVDRSWLPADLTGKDVLCLASGGGQQGPVLAAAGARVTVFDNSPRQLGQDRAVAARDGLELRTVLGDMRDLGAFGDAEFDVVFHPVSNQFVPDLAAVWRESFRVLRPGGTLLVGFLNPDVYLFDHEALDERGELIVVHKLPYSDVTQYSAEERAAKFGADAALEYSHTLTGQIGGQLAAGFVLTGFVEAPHQSDASAAYLSHYFATRAVKPG from the coding sequence GTGCAGGACAGTGTTGTCGACCCGGTTGCCCACAACCGGGCCGCCTGGGACAAGTACGTGCACGAGGGCAACGAGTGGTCGAGGCCGGTGAGTACCGAGGAGGTCGAGCGTGCCCGCACGGGCGACTGGTCGATCGTTCTCATCGGGCACGAGCCGGTCGACCGCTCCTGGCTGCCGGCGGACCTGACCGGCAAGGACGTGCTGTGCCTGGCCTCCGGCGGCGGCCAGCAGGGGCCGGTCCTCGCCGCTGCGGGGGCGCGCGTCACCGTGTTCGACAACTCACCCCGCCAGCTCGGCCAGGACCGGGCGGTCGCGGCGCGCGACGGACTGGAGCTGCGCACCGTCCTGGGCGACATGCGCGACCTCGGCGCCTTCGGCGACGCCGAGTTCGACGTCGTGTTCCATCCCGTCTCCAACCAGTTCGTACCGGACCTGGCAGCGGTGTGGCGTGAGTCCTTCCGCGTCCTGCGACCGGGTGGAACGCTCCTCGTGGGCTTCCTCAACCCTGATGTGTACCTGTTCGACCACGAGGCGCTCGACGAGCGCGGCGAGCTGATCGTCGTGCACAAGCTGCCCTACAGCGATGTCACGCAGTACTCCGCCGAGGAGCGCGCCGCGAAGTTCGGCGCGGATGCCGCTCTTGAGTACAGCCACACCCTCACCGGCCAGATCGGCGGGCAACTCGCTGCGGGATTCGTCCTCACCGGCTTCGTGGAGGCGCCGCACCAGTCCGACGCATCCGCCGCATACCTGTCGCACTACTTCGCGACGCGGGCGGTCAAGCCGGGCTGA
- a CDS encoding SLC13 family permease yields MNTVTAEIVSVALLLGVLAFAVVRPRGLPEATVAVPAAVLVIALGAVSWPQARAQVGDLLPVVGFLAAILVLAQLCADEGLFTAAGDLVARACGGRTGPLLAGVFVVASVITAVLSLDATVVLLTPVVLATAARVGARPRPYVYACAHLANSASLLLPVSNLTNLLAFTASGLSFTRFAALMALPWLAAIAVEYVILRRFFAADLAAGAHPPDPDEDRPGLPVFTLVVLVLTLCGFVVTSFAGAEPLWAALAGAVVLAVRALVRRETTAKRLVHSANVPFCLFVLALGVVVKAVVDHGLGTGIARLLPAGSSLGALLAVAAVAAVLANLINNLPAILALLPVVAAAGPGPLLAALIGVNLGPNLTYVGSLATLLWRRILHTHDEPPELGHFTRLGLLTVPATLAVSTVALWGALRVIGV; encoded by the coding sequence CTGAACACCGTCACCGCCGAGATCGTCTCCGTCGCCCTCCTGCTGGGGGTGCTGGCGTTCGCCGTCGTACGACCCAGGGGTCTGCCGGAGGCGACCGTCGCCGTGCCCGCCGCGGTGCTCGTGATCGCGCTCGGCGCGGTCTCCTGGCCGCAGGCCCGCGCCCAGGTGGGCGACCTGCTGCCGGTCGTCGGATTCCTCGCCGCGATCCTGGTGCTGGCTCAGCTCTGCGCCGACGAAGGGCTCTTCACGGCGGCGGGCGACCTGGTCGCCCGCGCCTGCGGCGGGCGGACCGGGCCACTGCTCGCGGGCGTCTTCGTCGTCGCGTCGGTGATCACGGCGGTGCTCAGCCTGGACGCCACCGTGGTCCTGCTGACCCCCGTCGTCCTCGCGACCGCCGCCCGCGTCGGCGCCCGCCCGCGCCCGTACGTGTACGCCTGCGCGCACCTCGCCAACTCCGCGTCGCTGCTGCTCCCCGTCTCCAATCTGACCAACCTCCTGGCGTTCACGGCCAGCGGCCTCTCCTTCACCCGCTTCGCCGCCCTGATGGCGCTGCCGTGGCTGGCGGCGATCGCCGTCGAGTACGTCATCCTGCGCCGGTTCTTCGCGGCGGACCTGGCGGCTGGCGCGCACCCGCCGGATCCCGACGAGGACCGGCCGGGGCTGCCCGTCTTCACCCTGGTCGTCCTGGTGCTGACCCTGTGCGGATTCGTCGTGACCTCGTTCGCGGGCGCGGAGCCGCTGTGGGCGGCGCTGGCGGGCGCCGTCGTGCTTGCGGTCCGGGCGCTGGTGAGGCGGGAGACCACCGCGAAGCGCCTGGTGCACTCCGCCAACGTGCCGTTCTGCCTGTTCGTGCTGGCGCTGGGCGTCGTCGTCAAGGCGGTCGTCGACCACGGCCTGGGCACCGGTATCGCCCGGCTCCTGCCGGCGGGCTCCTCGCTGGGCGCGCTGCTGGCGGTGGCCGCCGTCGCGGCGGTGCTCGCCAACCTGATCAACAACCTGCCGGCGATCCTCGCCCTCCTCCCGGTCGTCGCGGCGGCCGGTCCGGGGCCGCTGCTGGCCGCGCTGATCGGGGTGAACCTCGGGCCGAACCTCACCTACGTCGGCTCGCTCGCCACCCTGCTGTGGCGCCGCATCCTGCACACGCACGACGAGCCGCCGGAGCTCGGCCACTTCACCAGGCTCGGGCTGCTGACCGTACCGGCGACGCTGGCGGTGTCGACGGTCGCGCTCTGGGGGGCGCTGCGGGTCATCGGGGTCTGA
- the gatB gene encoding Asp-tRNA(Asn)/Glu-tRNA(Gln) amidotransferase subunit GatB produces the protein MTAVIDLESYEDALATYDPVMGLEVHVELGTKTKMFCGCSTELKQDANSQTCPVCLGLPGALPVVNEIGVESAIKIGLALNCEIAEWCRFARKNYFYPDMPKNFQTSQYDEPIAFDGYLDVQLEDGEIFRVQIERAHMEEDTGKSTHVGGATGRIHGASHSLLDYNRAGIPLIEIVTKPIEGAGARAPEVAKAYVAELRELIKALGVSEARMEMGQMRCDVNLSLRPHGREAFGTRSETKNVNSLRSVERAARFEIQRHAAVLNSGGTIVQETRHFHEEDGSTTAGRIKDNAEDYRYFPEPDLVPVAPAREWVEELRGGLPELPRLRRARLKEEWGASEHDMQSILNAGAVDLIVATTEAGAPSDQARKWWMGELARNANETGRGLDELPVTPVQVARVAELVASGDLNDKLARQVLEGVLAGEGDPDTVVEKRGLKVVSDEGALSTAVDEAIAANAAVADKIRGGKVAAAGALVGAVMKATRGQADAARVRELILEKLGVTG, from the coding sequence GTGACTGCTGTCATTGACCTGGAGTCGTACGAGGACGCCCTCGCGACGTACGACCCCGTCATGGGCCTCGAGGTCCATGTCGAGCTCGGCACCAAGACCAAGATGTTCTGCGGCTGCTCCACCGAGCTCAAGCAGGACGCCAACTCGCAGACCTGCCCGGTCTGCCTCGGTCTGCCCGGCGCGCTGCCGGTCGTCAACGAGATCGGCGTCGAGTCGGCCATCAAGATCGGTCTCGCGCTGAACTGCGAGATCGCCGAATGGTGCCGCTTCGCCCGGAAGAACTACTTCTATCCGGACATGCCGAAGAACTTCCAGACCTCCCAGTACGACGAGCCGATCGCCTTCGACGGCTATCTGGACGTCCAGCTGGAGGACGGGGAGATCTTCCGGGTGCAGATCGAGCGCGCCCACATGGAGGAGGACACCGGCAAGTCGACCCACGTCGGCGGCGCCACCGGCCGTATCCACGGCGCGTCCCACTCCCTGCTCGACTACAACCGCGCGGGCATCCCGCTCATCGAGATCGTCACCAAGCCGATCGAGGGAGCGGGCGCACGGGCACCCGAGGTCGCCAAGGCGTACGTCGCCGAGCTCCGCGAGCTCATCAAGGCGCTCGGCGTCTCGGAGGCCCGCATGGAGATGGGCCAGATGCGCTGCGACGTGAACCTGTCGCTGCGCCCGCACGGCCGCGAGGCGTTCGGTACCCGCTCCGAGACGAAGAACGTGAACTCGCTGCGTTCCGTCGAGCGGGCCGCCCGCTTCGAGATCCAGCGCCACGCCGCGGTGCTGAACTCCGGCGGCACGATCGTGCAGGAGACCCGGCACTTCCACGAGGAGGACGGCTCCACCACGGCCGGCCGCATCAAGGACAACGCCGAGGACTACCGCTACTTCCCCGAGCCCGACCTGGTGCCGGTCGCCCCGGCCCGGGAATGGGTCGAGGAGCTGCGGGGCGGGCTGCCCGAGCTGCCCCGGCTGCGCCGCGCCCGGCTCAAGGAGGAGTGGGGCGCGTCCGAGCACGACATGCAGTCCATCCTCAACGCGGGCGCGGTCGACCTGATCGTCGCCACGACCGAGGCGGGCGCGCCCTCGGACCAGGCCCGCAAGTGGTGGATGGGCGAGCTGGCCCGTAACGCCAACGAGACCGGCCGAGGCCTCGACGAGCTGCCCGTCACCCCGGTGCAGGTCGCCCGGGTGGCCGAGCTCGTCGCATCGGGCGACCTCAACGACAAGCTGGCCCGTCAGGTGCTGGAGGGTGTCCTCGCGGGCGAGGGCGACCCGGACACCGTCGTCGAGAAGCGCGGCCTGAAGGTCGTCTCCGACGAGGGTGCGCTGTCCACGGCGGTCGACGAGGCCATCGCGGCCAACGCGGCCGTCGCGGACAAGATCCGCGGCGGCAAGGTCGCCGCCGCCGGTGCGCTCGTCGGCGCCGTCATGAAGGCCACCCGCGGCCAGGCGGACGCGGCCCGGGTGCGCGAGCTGATCCTGGAGAAGCTCGGCGTGACGGGCTGA
- the gatA gene encoding Asp-tRNA(Asn)/Glu-tRNA(Gln) amidotransferase subunit GatA, which translates to MTDISTIIKLTAAETAAKIASGELTAVEVTEAHLARIEAVDEKVHAFLHVDREGALAQARAVDAKRAAGEKLGPLAGVPLALKDIFTTQDMPTTVGSKILEGWVPPYDATVTKRLKAADVVILGKTNMDEFAMGSSTENSAYGPTGNPWDLTRIPGGSGGGSSAALASFEAPLAIGTDTGGSIRQPAAVTGTVGVKPTYGGVSRYGMVAFSSSLDQGGPCARTVLDAALLHEAIAGHDPLDSTSIDAPVPPVVEAARNGSVQGMRVGVVKQFSGEGYQAGVVQRFNESVELLKSLGATVVELDCPSFDLGLSAYYLIAPSECSSNLARFDAMRYGLRVGDDGTKSAEDVTALTREAGFGDEVKRRIILGTYALSSGYYDAYYGSAQKVRTLITRDFEKAFEQVDVIVSPTTPTTAFPIGERADDPMAMYLADLCTIPTNLAGNAAMSLPCGLAPEDGLPVGLQIIAPAMKDDRLYKVGAAVEAAFVEKWGHPLLEEAPSL; encoded by the coding sequence ATGACGGACATCAGCACCATCATCAAGCTCACCGCCGCCGAGACCGCCGCGAAGATCGCTTCCGGGGAGCTCACGGCCGTCGAGGTCACCGAGGCCCACCTGGCCCGGATCGAGGCCGTCGACGAGAAGGTCCACGCCTTCCTGCACGTCGACCGCGAGGGCGCCCTCGCGCAGGCCCGTGCCGTCGACGCGAAGCGGGCCGCGGGCGAGAAGCTCGGCCCGCTGGCCGGCGTCCCGCTCGCGCTCAAGGACATCTTCACCACGCAGGACATGCCGACCACCGTCGGCTCGAAGATCCTCGAAGGCTGGGTCCCGCCCTACGACGCGACCGTCACCAAGCGGCTCAAGGCCGCCGACGTCGTCATCCTCGGCAAGACCAACATGGACGAGTTCGCCATGGGGTCCTCCACCGAGAACAGCGCCTACGGCCCGACCGGCAACCCGTGGGACCTCACCCGCATCCCGGGCGGCTCCGGCGGCGGCTCCTCGGCCGCGCTCGCCTCCTTCGAGGCCCCGCTCGCGATCGGCACGGACACCGGCGGCTCGATCCGCCAGCCCGCCGCCGTCACCGGCACCGTCGGCGTCAAGCCCACCTACGGCGGCGTCTCCCGCTACGGCATGGTGGCCTTCTCCTCCTCCCTCGACCAGGGCGGCCCCTGCGCCCGCACGGTCCTGGACGCGGCGCTGCTGCACGAGGCGATCGCCGGACACGACCCGCTCGACTCGACCTCCATCGACGCCCCGGTCCCGCCGGTCGTCGAGGCCGCGCGCAACGGCTCCGTACAGGGCATGCGCGTCGGAGTCGTCAAGCAGTTCTCCGGCGAGGGCTACCAGGCCGGTGTCGTCCAGCGCTTCAACGAGTCGGTCGAGCTGCTGAAGTCGCTCGGCGCCACGGTCGTCGAGCTGGACTGCCCGTCCTTCGACCTCGGCCTTTCGGCGTACTACCTGATCGCGCCGTCCGAGTGCTCCTCGAACCTCGCCCGCTTCGACGCCATGCGCTACGGCCTGCGGGTCGGGGACGACGGCACGAAGTCCGCCGAGGACGTCACCGCGCTCACCCGTGAGGCCGGCTTCGGCGACGAGGTCAAGCGCCGCATCATCCTCGGTACGTACGCGCTCAGCTCCGGCTACTACGACGCGTACTACGGCTCCGCCCAGAAGGTCCGCACGCTGATCACGCGGGACTTCGAGAAGGCCTTCGAGCAGGTCGACGTCATCGTCTCCCCGACGACGCCCACCACCGCCTTCCCGATCGGCGAGCGCGCCGACGACCCGATGGCGATGTACCTCGCGGACCTGTGCACCATTCCGACCAACCTGGCCGGCAACGCCGCCATGTCGCTGCCCTGCGGCCTGGCGCCGGAGGACGGCCTGCCGGTCGGGCTGCAGATCATCGCCCCCGCCATGAAGGACGACCGGTTGTACAAGGTCGGAGCTGCCGTAGAGGCCGCCTTCGTGGAAAAGTGGGGACACCCACTGCTTGAGGAGGCTCCGTCGCTGTGA
- the gatC gene encoding Asp-tRNA(Asn)/Glu-tRNA(Gln) amidotransferase subunit GatC codes for MPGITREEVAHLARLARLELKGEELDHFAGQLDDIIGAVARVSEVADQDVPPTSHPLPLTNVMRADEVRPSLTPAQALSGAPAQEQQRFKVPQILGED; via the coding sequence ATGCCTGGCATCACGCGCGAGGAGGTCGCCCACCTCGCCCGGCTGGCGCGTCTGGAGCTGAAGGGCGAAGAGCTCGATCACTTCGCCGGTCAGCTCGACGACATCATCGGCGCGGTCGCCCGCGTCTCCGAGGTCGCCGACCAAGACGTACCGCCGACCTCCCATCCGCTGCCGCTGACCAACGTCATGCGGGCGGACGAGGTCCGTCCCTCGCTCACCCCCGCGCAGGCGCTCTCCGGCGCCCCGGCCCAGGAGCAGCAGCGTTTCAAGGTGCCGCAGATCCTGGGGGAGGACTAA
- a CDS encoding bifunctional diguanylate cyclase/phosphodiesterase codes for MKPTENAAPVSRLQGFAGLTPKVGAVVVALATVQLATGFYRTVSNGHALFPDGKAGWSLAVLTGIVVGHLVALGRDRWWGGTGSGAALTLAVLLLYGWVPAGLVSLVVVVLVGMARRHRWWQGLLHGAVDILGVGAAALVMAAFGEVQTVESPWQPLDWGIDVIPEVLLAASTYLLVTRVLLWYARSPQGGGLPTAARTALLRQGLVAVALLGIAPLICVVAMAMPVLLPLFAVPLIALDSTLWIARARAEEQLRDPLTGLPNRQWLLERTWTALEEAESVGSRVGLVLIDLDRFRAVNDTLGHLAGDRLLLQIADRLRLALPRGAEAARLGGDEFAVLLPTADSTTSAMRVARHLVAALSSPLDLDGLTLVLEASAGVAVHPDHALDAEGLLRRADVAMYQAKRDRTGVEVYESKRDSNTPDRLGLLGDLRRALDAGEVELHYQPKVRFDGQVAGLEALVRWVHPERGRVPPDEFIAIAESSGLMPHLTEYVLETALAQVARWRAQGLFVPVAVNVSPRDVHTPGFAGGVAARLARHGVPAGALQLEITEHVLLEDPQRAADTLAGLTGHGVKMSLDDFGTGYSSLVHLRRLPVSELKIDRSFVARLAIDHEDAEIVRCTIDLAHSLGLLVVAEGVEDDETWERLRDLRCDAVQGWLVAAAMPPQETTAWLRARSEHGWRRPAELAAAAAAAAAAASVAAAAAAPEPEQLPSGRTAGSRPATT; via the coding sequence ATGAAACCGACCGAGAACGCCGCACCGGTGTCGCGGCTGCAGGGTTTCGCCGGACTCACGCCCAAGGTGGGCGCTGTCGTCGTGGCCCTCGCCACCGTCCAGCTCGCGACCGGCTTCTACCGGACGGTGAGCAACGGGCACGCGCTCTTCCCCGACGGGAAGGCCGGCTGGTCGCTCGCCGTGCTCACCGGGATCGTCGTCGGCCACCTCGTCGCGCTCGGCCGCGACCGCTGGTGGGGCGGCACCGGCTCCGGGGCCGCCCTCACGCTCGCCGTGCTGCTGCTCTACGGCTGGGTGCCCGCCGGACTGGTCAGCCTGGTCGTGGTCGTACTCGTCGGGATGGCCCGCAGGCACCGCTGGTGGCAGGGGCTGCTGCACGGCGCGGTGGACATCCTGGGGGTGGGCGCGGCGGCACTGGTCATGGCCGCGTTCGGTGAGGTGCAGACCGTCGAGTCGCCGTGGCAGCCACTCGACTGGGGCATCGACGTCATCCCGGAAGTCCTCCTCGCCGCCTCCACCTATCTGCTCGTCACCCGGGTACTGCTCTGGTACGCCCGCTCGCCCCAGGGCGGCGGGCTGCCGACGGCCGCCCGCACGGCACTGCTGCGCCAGGGCCTCGTCGCGGTCGCGCTGCTCGGCATCGCGCCGCTGATCTGCGTCGTCGCCATGGCCATGCCGGTGCTGCTGCCGCTCTTCGCGGTCCCGCTCATCGCGCTCGACTCGACGCTCTGGATCGCCCGTGCCAGGGCCGAGGAGCAGCTGCGGGACCCACTGACCGGACTGCCGAACCGCCAGTGGCTGCTGGAACGCACCTGGACGGCCCTGGAGGAGGCCGAGAGCGTCGGCAGCCGGGTGGGCCTGGTGCTGATCGACCTCGACCGCTTCCGGGCGGTCAACGACACCCTCGGCCACCTGGCCGGGGACCGGCTGCTGCTGCAGATAGCGGACCGGCTGCGCCTCGCCCTGCCGCGCGGGGCGGAGGCGGCCAGGCTCGGCGGCGACGAGTTCGCCGTCCTGCTGCCGACCGCCGACTCCACCACCAGCGCGATGCGCGTCGCCCGCCATCTGGTCGCCGCGCTCTCCTCCCCGCTGGACCTCGACGGGCTCACCCTGGTGCTGGAGGCCAGCGCCGGTGTCGCCGTCCACCCCGACCACGCGCTGGATGCCGAGGGGCTGCTGCGCCGGGCGGACGTGGCCATGTACCAGGCCAAGCGCGACCGCACGGGCGTCGAGGTGTACGAGTCGAAGCGCGACAGCAACACCCCGGACCGGCTCGGGCTCCTCGGTGACCTGCGGCGCGCGCTGGACGCGGGCGAGGTCGAGCTGCACTACCAGCCCAAGGTCCGCTTCGACGGACAGGTGGCCGGCCTCGAAGCGCTGGTCCGCTGGGTGCACCCCGAGCGGGGCCGGGTCCCTCCGGACGAGTTCATCGCCATCGCGGAGTCGTCCGGCCTGATGCCGCACCTCACGGAGTACGTACTGGAGACGGCGCTCGCCCAGGTCGCCAGATGGCGGGCGCAGGGGCTGTTCGTCCCGGTCGCCGTCAACGTCTCCCCGCGCGATGTGCACACCCCCGGGTTCGCCGGCGGCGTCGCCGCCCGGCTGGCCCGGCACGGCGTCCCGGCCGGCGCCCTCCAGCTGGAGATAACGGAACACGTCCTGCTGGAGGACCCGCAGCGCGCCGCGGACACGCTCGCCGGGCTGACCGGGCACGGCGTGAAGATGTCCCTGGACGACTTCGGCACCGGATACTCCTCCCTCGTCCACCTGCGCCGGCTGCCGGTCAGCGAGCTCAAGATCGACCGGTCCTTCGTGGCCCGGCTCGCCATCGACCACGAGGACGCGGAGATCGTCCGCTGCACGATCGACCTGGCGCATTCCCTCGGTCTGCTGGTCGTCGCGGAGGGCGTCGAGGACGACGAGACCTGGGAGCGGCTGCGGGACCTGCGCTGCGACGCGGTGCAGGGCTGGCTGGTGGCGGCCGCGATGCCGCCGCAGGAGACGACTGCCTGGCTGCGGGCGCGCAGCGAGCACGGGTGGCGGCGGCCCGCAGAGCTGGCGGCGGCTGCTGCGGCCGCGGCAGCCGCAGCGAGTGTCGCCGCCGCCGCGGCGGCGCCCGAGCCGGAGCAGCTGCCGTCCGGGCGGACGGCGGGCTCGCGGCCCGCGACGACATAG